The Cetobacterium sp. 8H DNA window TAAAAATGAAGTTTTAAGAGCCGTAGAGATTTTAGGGAGAAAGGGAGAGAAGTTTGATATAATTTTTATGGACCCTCCTTATAAAGATGAAGTTTGTGAAAGAGTTATGAGATCAATAAGTAAAGCAGGCCTTTTAGCAGAAGGTGGACTTATAATATGTGAGCACCATATTTTTGAAGATATGTCTGATGAAGTTGGAGAATTTAGAAAAACTGATGAAAGAAAGTATGGAAAGAAAACAGTAACATTTTACACAAGATAATGATAAAAAGTGGAGGACTTCATGAAAAAAGATAGTTTTGAGTATAATATTAATGAAATTGATATGATAATTGAAAAATTAGATAGCGGAGAGCTATCTTTAGATGAATCTATAAAAGAGTATGAAAAAGCTATGAAGTTACTTAAAAAATCTTCAGATCTTTTAAATAAGGCTGAAGGAAAAATTATTAAGGTAAGTTCAGAAAATGAGAACATATTACTTGAGGTGGAAGAGGATGCTTAAAAATTATTTAAAAGAAAAAAGAGAATTGGTGGATACAAATATTGAATTACATTTAAATAGATTGGAATATCCAACAGTTATAGCAGAAGGAATGAAGTACTCAGTTTTAAATGGAGGAAAAAGACTTAGGCCTATTTTACTTTTAATGGTTTTAGAGTTGTATGGAAAATCTTTAAATATAGGATTACCTACGGCTGTAGCAATTGAAATGATTCATTCTTATTCTTTAGTTCATGATGACCTTCCTGCACTAGATAATGATGATTATAGAAGAGGAAAACTGACAACACATAAAAAATATGGAGAGGCAGAGGCGATTTT harbors:
- the xseB gene encoding exodeoxyribonuclease VII small subunit, whose product is MKKDSFEYNINEIDMIIEKLDSGELSLDESIKEYEKAMKLLKKSSDLLNKAEGKIIKVSSENENILLEVEEDA